From a region of the Candidatus Rhabdochlamydia porcellionis genome:
- a CDS encoding peptide ABC transporter substrate-binding protein, whose product MRYKNSSKILMFFSYIKKLRDPFLKKTLIFVFITVIAAIYTSSIKIKEKLPMLNLNMKAQPKTLDPRKVTDIFSSQMIFLLLEGLVKRYPDGSIKLAQAESYKVSNDQLIYTFTLRDTVWSNNTPVTAYDFEQTWKDTLDPRFPSMNAQLFSPIKNAEAAKRGLVSLDKVGITASDAKTLIITLEKPTPYLFQLLSFCTFFPINIENDRKNPNWNGNKKEQCLSNGPFLLEKWDHGNQVVFIKNPRYRKTEDLHPEKIVFNIVENDAVTLEMFQQGSIDVIGDSLTNIPLEAIPTLEKKWTFSYMPRPRSVLISINTEKSPFNNPKIRKAFSFAINRQKLIGLMGKGAKKSILTEQINLAYQGGLSIMNMIPPCLKEDRCRSFFLDNDLEKARNLLKEGMIELGITKKDFDSIILYYHSQSYGTSELVQAIQQQWLQTLGILIKLERLDFNIGIDKMRTGDYSMCFMCWNATYYDPMSILERFKYKTYATNFSNWENQKYIELLEHSFYEQEDQRLLTLEKAEKIFINEMPYIPLYHEDYVYIINPNLPFSIPLWGDRMLLPLSPEEKKVQKENKNANERPSFKILKKKKKV is encoded by the coding sequence ATGAGATACAAGAACTCAAGCAAAATTTTGATGTTTTTTTCTTATATCAAAAAGTTAAGAGACCCTTTCCTAAAAAAAACACTCATTTTTGTATTTATTACTGTAATCGCAGCTATTTATACTTCTTCCATTAAAATTAAAGAAAAGCTTCCTATGCTTAATTTAAATATGAAAGCACAGCCTAAAACTTTAGACCCTCGCAAAGTAACAGATATTTTTTCTTCTCAAATGATTTTTTTACTTCTTGAAGGCCTTGTTAAACGATATCCAGATGGATCGATTAAGCTTGCTCAAGCTGAATCCTATAAAGTATCAAATGATCAACTTATCTACACTTTTACCTTAAGAGATACAGTCTGGTCTAATAACACCCCCGTAACCGCTTATGATTTTGAACAAACCTGGAAAGACACTCTTGATCCTCGCTTTCCTTCAATGAATGCCCAGTTATTTTCTCCTATTAAAAACGCAGAAGCTGCAAAAAGAGGTTTAGTTTCATTAGATAAAGTAGGAATTACTGCATCTGATGCAAAAACTCTTATAATCACTTTAGAAAAACCAACTCCTTATCTTTTTCAATTACTCTCTTTTTGTACATTTTTTCCTATAAACATTGAAAATGATCGTAAAAATCCTAATTGGAATGGCAATAAAAAAGAGCAATGTTTATCTAATGGTCCTTTTTTATTAGAAAAATGGGATCATGGAAATCAAGTAGTTTTTATAAAAAATCCTCGTTATCGAAAAACAGAGGACCTTCATCCAGAAAAAATTGTATTTAATATCGTTGAAAATGATGCGGTGACATTAGAGATGTTTCAGCAAGGTTCAATTGATGTCATTGGAGATTCTCTAACTAATATCCCCTTAGAAGCAATTCCTACTTTAGAAAAAAAATGGACTTTTTCTTATATGCCAAGGCCCCGCTCTGTGCTTATTAGCATTAATACAGAAAAATCCCCTTTTAATAACCCTAAGATTCGAAAAGCATTCAGTTTTGCTATTAATCGTCAGAAATTGATTGGTTTAATGGGTAAAGGTGCTAAAAAAAGTATTCTAACAGAGCAAATTAATCTAGCATATCAAGGTGGTTTATCCATTATGAATATGATTCCACCTTGCCTAAAAGAAGATCGCTGTCGTTCTTTTTTTTTAGATAATGATCTAGAAAAAGCAAGAAATTTATTAAAAGAAGGAATGATAGAGCTAGGAATTACTAAAAAAGATTTTGATTCCATCATCCTTTATTATCACTCCCAAAGTTATGGAACAAGTGAATTAGTACAAGCTATTCAACAACAGTGGCTACAAACTCTAGGCATTCTTATTAAGCTAGAACGCTTAGATTTTAATATTGGGATAGATAAGATGAGAACTGGTGACTATTCCATGTGTTTTATGTGCTGGAACGCTACGTACTATGATCCGATGAGCATTTTAGAAAGATTTAAATATAAAACATATGCAACAAACTTCTCTAACTGGGAAAATCAAAAATATATTGAATTACTTGAGCATTCTTTTTATGAACAAGAAGACCAGCGATTGCTTACCTTAGAAAAAGCAGAAAAAATTTTCATTAATGAAATGCCCTATATTCCTTTATATCACGAAGACTATGTGTATATTATAAATCCAAACCTACCTTTTAGTATCCCTTTATGGGGAGATCGAATGCTTCTCCCTCTATCCCCTGAAGAAAAAAAAGTGCAAAAAGAAAATAAAAATGCTAATGAGCGTCCATCTTTTAAAATCCTGAAAAAGAAAAAAAAGGTATAA
- the uhpC gene encoding MFS transporter family glucose-6-phosphate receptor UhpC: MSVLNILRPAPYAPEIQDPNEVKERYKYWRFRIFYGMYIGYIFYYFTRKSLTFAMPAMMQQLGLQISDLGILTSVLSITYGISKFLSGVLADRSNPRFFMAIGLILTGVFNVLFGLSSSVWLFALLWGCNGWFQGWGWPPCARLLTHWYSQKERGTWWGLWNTSHSVGGALIPLIAAFCAQKWGWRYAMYVPGFTCIGIGLFLINRLRDTPQSLGLPAIEKYKNDYPSAKHQEEREFSSKEILLKYVLNNKYIWVLAVSYFFVYVIRQAVNDFGVLFLMKAKGYSMLSASGSVFWFEAGGIFGSLVAGWASDKVFQGRRGPINVLFSLAVVLAIVGLYWVPHGMLFLDYGLMFTIGFLIFGPQMLIGMSAAELSHKKAAGTATGFAGWWAYLGAAAAGYPITKVVEIWGWQGFFVVLGSCGVIAAILLAPLWGMKSTPHPAVQATEK; encoded by the coding sequence ATGAGCGTACTTAACATTCTAAGACCGGCTCCTTATGCTCCTGAAATTCAAGATCCCAATGAAGTTAAAGAACGTTATAAGTATTGGCGTTTTCGTATTTTTTACGGAATGTATATAGGTTATATATTTTACTATTTTACTCGTAAAAGTCTTACCTTTGCTATGCCTGCTATGATGCAACAATTAGGACTGCAAATTAGCGATTTGGGTATTTTAACTAGTGTTTTGTCTATTACCTATGGAATTAGTAAGTTCTTAAGCGGCGTTCTTGCTGATCGTTCCAATCCTAGGTTTTTTATGGCTATCGGTTTGATTCTAACCGGTGTATTTAATGTGTTATTTGGTCTTTCTTCATCCGTGTGGTTATTTGCTCTGCTTTGGGGGTGCAATGGTTGGTTTCAAGGTTGGGGTTGGCCACCCTGTGCTCGATTGCTCACGCACTGGTATTCCCAAAAAGAGAGAGGAACTTGGTGGGGTTTGTGGAATACTTCACATAGTGTAGGAGGAGCTCTTATTCCTCTTATTGCTGCCTTTTGTGCACAAAAATGGGGTTGGCGCTATGCAATGTATGTACCCGGCTTTACCTGTATTGGAATCGGTTTATTTTTAATTAATCGTTTAAGAGACACTCCTCAGTCTTTAGGATTACCTGCCATTGAAAAATATAAAAATGATTATCCATCTGCAAAACATCAAGAAGAAAGAGAATTTTCTTCTAAGGAAATTTTACTTAAATATGTGCTGAACAATAAGTATATTTGGGTGCTTGCCGTTTCTTATTTTTTTGTTTATGTAATTCGCCAGGCTGTCAATGATTTTGGTGTGCTTTTTCTGATGAAAGCAAAAGGTTACTCTATGCTTAGCGCAAGCGGTAGTGTGTTTTGGTTTGAAGCTGGGGGTATATTTGGTAGTTTAGTTGCTGGTTGGGCTTCTGATAAAGTCTTTCAAGGGCGTCGTGGTCCTATCAATGTATTATTTAGCTTAGCGGTGGTTTTAGCGATTGTAGGATTGTATTGGGTTCCTCATGGTATGCTCTTTTTGGATTATGGATTGATGTTTACCATTGGATTTTTAATTTTTGGTCCGCAAATGTTGATTGGAATGTCCGCTGCTGAATTATCTCATAAAAAAGCTGCAGGAACCGCAACAGGATTTGCTGGTTGGTGGGCATACTTAGGAGCAGCTGCAGCAGGCTATCCAATTACCAAAGTAGTTGAAATTTGGGGTTGGCAGGGCTTTTTTGTTGTATTAGGTTCCTGTGGTGTGATTGCTGCTATTTTACTAGCTCCTTTATGGGGCATGAAAAGCACTCCTCATCCAGCTGTACAAGCTACTGAAAAATAG
- a CDS encoding tetratricopeptide repeat protein, which produces MKKIYYLFFPVFLLSSLHALENPRFEQHQREIPSVQECYSLVLESYQNKNWNKVIEQAFLLLEEYPTTAFAQDVLFYLAVSYFELEEYEKANHYFSSYLKKQMTPKFFEEAFMYKFKIAEKYRTGAKKAILGLKWIPAKQEALDIYEELISTLPNHELTAQSLFAKAELLAKGKDYKESIETYQNLIQQFPKHFLAIRSYVEIGRVYLIQSQKEYANQDFLELATINLHRVSASFPSDEAIHEIEDMLLDMQEVYAKDLYEIALFYHRKNQPNAAYLYYKRILTTYPATIIAKKAEKKMAELHLNAKEENHA; this is translated from the coding sequence ATGAAAAAAATATATTATCTGTTTTTTCCTGTTTTTTTATTGTCGTCATTACACGCTCTAGAGAACCCTCGTTTTGAGCAACATCAAAGAGAAATCCCTTCTGTTCAGGAGTGTTATAGTTTAGTTTTAGAAAGCTATCAAAATAAAAATTGGAATAAAGTTATAGAACAGGCTTTTCTACTTCTTGAAGAATATCCTACAACAGCTTTTGCTCAAGATGTACTTTTTTATTTAGCTGTTAGCTATTTTGAATTAGAAGAATATGAAAAAGCCAATCATTATTTTTCTAGTTATTTAAAGAAACAAATGACTCCTAAATTCTTTGAAGAAGCTTTTATGTATAAATTTAAAATAGCGGAAAAATATCGCACAGGCGCAAAAAAAGCTATACTTGGATTAAAGTGGATACCAGCAAAGCAAGAAGCTTTAGATATTTATGAAGAGTTAATCTCTACTCTTCCCAATCACGAACTTACAGCTCAATCTCTATTTGCGAAGGCAGAGCTACTTGCTAAAGGAAAAGACTATAAGGAAAGTATTGAAACTTATCAAAATTTAATACAGCAGTTCCCCAAGCATTTTTTAGCTATTAGAAGTTATGTAGAAATTGGACGTGTCTATCTTATCCAATCTCAAAAAGAGTATGCAAATCAAGATTTTTTAGAACTAGCTACCATTAACCTACATAGAGTCTCTGCTAGCTTTCCAAGTGATGAGGCTATTCATGAGATAGAGGATATGCTTTTAGATATGCAAGAAGTATATGCTAAAGATCTTTATGAGATTGCTCTTTTCTATCATCGTAAAAACCAACCCAATGCTGCCTATTTATACTATAAGCGTATTTTAACAACTTACCCAGCTACTATTATAGCAAAAAAAGCAGAAAAAAAGATGGCTGAATTACATCTAAATGCAAAAGAAGAGAATCATGCGTAA
- the dnaE gene encoding DNA polymerase III subunit alpha, translated as MNWNSLHTHSQYSILNATASIESLVAKAAEYQMTALALTDQSNMYGAVDFFKACIKENIKPIIGCELYVAPESRFDKKRHPGLPHGFPIILLAKDSQGYQNLCKLSSLAHLEGFYYTPRIDRDLLAECAKGLICLSGPFNGILGHYIIQKDEEKTYREIAWFQQIFGSDYYFELQRHQMQEEDIRSDGFEKEGWLHQLYLDSINKQNTVNQKLIALSSELQIPLVATNNIHYIYRDDWNAHEILMNVQSGEPCEIWEKDSFGSLKQRVKNPKRQVNYTHELYFKSSDLMSSLFVDIPSAIEETHKISDKCNFSFDFKAKYYPIFTPPQLEGSSYTEEIRQEGVAAFLRQLCEEGIVKRYTNSRLTKVSEKYPERDPLEVVKERLDYELNIILSKGMADYLLIVWDFISWAKKKYIPVGPGRGSGAGSIILYLIEVTDIEPLRFDLFFERFINPERVSYPDIDVDICMDRRSEVIDYTVGKYGKDKVAQIITFGTMKAKMAIKDVGRVLSVPLARVNEIAKLIPEDLNMTLSKALEIDPELRRIYQEDKEIKQLIDIAKKLEGSVRNTGVHAAGIIISADPLMQRIPLCSAKDSDMAITQFSMKPVEQVGMLKIDFLGLKTLTSIQHAVDAIKQKEQKEIDWVNLNLENEKTFALLNQGKTTGIFQLESAGMQDLARQLHIDKFEEIIAVGALYRPGPMEMIPSFINRKHGKENIEIDHLWMEDILSETYGIMVYQEQVMQIASRLAGYSLGEGDVLRRAMGKKDKEEMFNQREKFRLGAIKNNLSEEIAMRVFDKIEKFASYGFNKSHAAAYGYLSYVTAYLKANYPGEWMAALMTSDCDDLSKVTKHIRESQKMDIAILPPDINESGKQFLATEKGIRFAMGAIKGVGIGVVDIILKERLKGNYKSLFDFIQRIDTGKVGKKVMESLVEAGCFDFTKFSRAALLASVDPMFNAASKGKKEAAKGIMSLFDLLDDSSLECTQVPQEVQELPRQVILRREYELLGVYLHEHPLDEYRTLLKKLSCISLAELVDLKDGPCRIACIIEGVAIKVSAKNQRKFAILKISDNEERFELPIWSDLYEQKASLMTENQLLYAIVHKETTEGQIRLQCRWLDDLTRVDEAMIQACDLAYTQAKQFKLVKFREKNKSSTVEKKQKTMKKLKIFIDSNRAHLSHILLLKTAFRSHSGNSPVEILFTKENKHLEVLLIEQNWGVEQCLDLENKIRSISSIDQILWE; from the coding sequence ATGAATTGGAACTCTCTTCATACGCATTCTCAATACTCTATTTTAAATGCAACTGCTTCTATAGAAAGCTTAGTAGCAAAAGCAGCTGAATATCAAATGACGGCTTTAGCTTTGACCGATCAGAGCAATATGTATGGCGCTGTTGATTTTTTTAAAGCATGCATAAAAGAAAATATCAAACCCATTATTGGTTGTGAGCTTTATGTAGCTCCTGAATCTCGTTTTGATAAAAAACGGCATCCAGGGTTGCCTCACGGTTTCCCTATTATCTTACTAGCCAAGGATAGTCAAGGGTATCAAAACCTTTGCAAATTGAGTTCTCTAGCTCATCTAGAAGGATTTTACTACACTCCTAGAATAGATCGAGATCTTTTGGCAGAGTGTGCTAAGGGTCTGATTTGTCTCTCAGGTCCCTTCAATGGGATTTTAGGCCATTATATTATACAAAAAGATGAGGAAAAAACCTATCGGGAAATTGCTTGGTTTCAGCAAATATTTGGTTCTGACTATTATTTTGAACTGCAACGTCATCAAATGCAGGAGGAAGACATTCGCTCTGATGGCTTTGAAAAAGAGGGTTGGCTTCATCAATTATATTTGGATAGCATAAATAAACAAAATACGGTCAACCAAAAGTTGATAGCTCTTTCTTCTGAGCTACAGATTCCTTTGGTTGCTACCAATAATATTCATTATATTTATCGCGATGATTGGAATGCGCATGAGATCTTAATGAACGTACAGTCAGGGGAACCGTGTGAAATCTGGGAAAAAGACTCATTTGGAAGCCTTAAACAACGAGTGAAAAATCCAAAGAGGCAAGTGAATTATACACATGAGTTGTATTTTAAAAGCTCTGATCTTATGAGCTCTCTTTTTGTCGATATCCCTTCTGCTATAGAAGAGACGCATAAGATCTCTGATAAATGCAATTTCTCTTTTGATTTTAAAGCTAAATATTATCCTATTTTTACTCCTCCTCAATTAGAAGGCTCTTCTTATACAGAGGAGATAAGACAAGAGGGCGTAGCGGCATTTTTGCGTCAATTATGCGAGGAAGGGATTGTAAAAAGATATACGAATTCAAGGCTAACCAAAGTTTCTGAAAAATATCCAGAACGCGATCCTCTAGAGGTAGTTAAAGAGCGTTTAGACTATGAATTAAATATTATTCTATCTAAAGGGATGGCTGATTATCTTTTAATTGTTTGGGATTTCATTTCTTGGGCAAAGAAAAAATATATTCCAGTGGGTCCAGGAAGAGGCTCAGGAGCAGGATCGATTATTTTGTATTTGATTGAAGTCACCGATATCGAACCTCTAAGATTTGATTTGTTCTTTGAAAGATTTATAAATCCAGAGCGAGTTTCTTATCCTGATATTGATGTAGATATTTGCATGGATAGACGATCTGAGGTCATCGACTACACAGTTGGTAAATACGGTAAAGACAAAGTAGCACAAATTATTACTTTTGGCACAATGAAAGCTAAAATGGCTATTAAAGACGTGGGAAGGGTTTTAAGCGTTCCTCTTGCTAGAGTCAATGAGATAGCTAAGTTAATTCCTGAAGATCTCAATATGACTCTAAGCAAGGCTTTAGAAATAGATCCTGAGCTTCGCAGGATTTATCAAGAAGATAAAGAAATCAAACAACTCATCGATATTGCTAAAAAGCTCGAAGGGTCTGTGCGCAATACAGGAGTACATGCTGCTGGAATTATTATTAGTGCAGATCCTCTTATGCAAAGAATTCCCTTATGCAGCGCTAAAGATTCTGATATGGCAATTACGCAATTTTCCATGAAGCCGGTTGAGCAAGTAGGTATGCTTAAAATCGATTTTCTTGGACTGAAGACATTGACCTCTATCCAACATGCTGTCGATGCAATTAAGCAAAAAGAACAAAAAGAAATTGATTGGGTTAACTTAAATTTAGAAAATGAAAAAACTTTTGCATTGCTCAATCAAGGCAAGACAACAGGAATATTTCAATTAGAATCAGCTGGCATGCAAGATTTAGCACGTCAATTACATATCGATAAATTTGAAGAGATTATAGCAGTGGGCGCGTTATATCGTCCGGGTCCTATGGAGATGATTCCCTCTTTTATTAATCGTAAACATGGCAAAGAGAACATTGAAATAGATCATCTTTGGATGGAAGATATTCTTTCTGAAACCTATGGGATCATGGTTTATCAAGAGCAGGTCATGCAAATTGCAAGTCGTCTTGCTGGGTACTCTTTAGGCGAAGGAGATGTCTTAAGGCGTGCAATGGGGAAAAAAGATAAAGAGGAGATGTTTAACCAACGGGAAAAATTTCGTTTAGGAGCAATCAAAAATAACTTAAGCGAAGAGATTGCTATGCGGGTTTTTGATAAAATTGAAAAGTTTGCCTCTTACGGTTTTAACAAATCTCATGCAGCTGCTTATGGTTATTTAAGTTATGTAACAGCATATCTCAAAGCAAATTATCCCGGTGAGTGGATGGCAGCGCTCATGACATCTGATTGCGATGACCTTTCTAAAGTGACTAAACACATACGAGAATCGCAAAAGATGGATATTGCTATTTTGCCACCCGATATTAATGAATCGGGTAAGCAATTTTTAGCTACGGAAAAAGGGATTCGCTTTGCCATGGGGGCTATTAAAGGAGTAGGAATAGGAGTTGTCGATATTATTTTAAAAGAGAGATTAAAAGGTAATTATAAATCTTTATTTGATTTTATTCAGCGTATTGATACAGGTAAAGTGGGTAAAAAGGTAATGGAGAGTTTAGTTGAAGCAGGTTGCTTTGATTTTACGAAATTCAGTAGAGCTGCTTTGCTAGCCAGTGTTGATCCTATGTTTAATGCTGCTTCCAAAGGGAAAAAAGAAGCGGCAAAAGGCATTATGAGTCTTTTCGACCTTCTGGATGATTCTTCTCTTGAGTGCACACAAGTGCCTCAAGAAGTCCAAGAACTGCCAAGACAAGTTATTCTGCGAAGAGAATATGAACTTTTAGGTGTTTATCTACATGAACATCCTTTAGATGAATATCGTACTTTATTAAAAAAACTTTCCTGTATTTCTTTAGCTGAATTAGTAGATTTAAAAGACGGTCCTTGTCGAATTGCCTGTATTATAGAAGGGGTTGCTATTAAAGTTTCTGCAAAAAATCAACGTAAATTTGCCATTCTTAAAATTAGTGATAATGAAGAGCGTTTTGAATTACCTATTTGGTCAGATCTTTATGAGCAAAAAGCTTCTCTTATGACAGAAAACCAGTTATTATATGCAATTGTTCATAAAGAAACCACAGAAGGGCAAATTCGTTTGCAGTGTCGCTGGCTAGATGATTTAACACGTGTAGATGAAGCAATGATTCAAGCCTGTGATTTGGCTTATACTCAGGCAAAGCAATTTAAACTTGTAAAATTTCGCGAAAAAAATAAAAGTTCTACTGTAGAAAAGAAACAAAAAACTATGAAAAAATTAAAAATTTTTATTGATTCTAATCGAGCTCATTTAAGTCATATTCTGTTGCTTAAAACCGCTTTTCGTTCGCATTCAGGTAATAGTCCTGTTGAAATTTTATTTACAAAAGAGAACAAACATCTAGAGGTATTGTTAATAGAGCAAAATTGGGGTGTAGAACAATGCTTGGATTTAGAAAATAAAATTCGCTCTATCAGCAGTATTGATCAAATACTATGGGAATAA